Proteins encoded within one genomic window of Flavobacterium sp. NG2:
- a CDS encoding sulfatase: protein MNNKLIKLFLVNLITTVASYAQQPNIVWIVSEDNSKHYMKLFDEHGIATPNIENLAKEGIVFDCAFSNAAVCSAARSTLITSTYGPKLATHYHRAEGKVTLNNTQEMFPAYLRKAGYYTANNAKEDYNIYKSNEVWDESSKKASYKNRKPGQPFFYVFNIETTHESRIHFTNETMNTTKTTMNPAEVFVQPNHPQTDLFRYTNTYYRDKIKAMDTEVGAVLDQLKKDNLLENTIIFYYGDHGGVLPDSKGYLTETGLHIPLVVYVPKKYQDLAAFQPGSRTNSFVSFVDFGATVLNLAGVSVPKTMDGKPFLGKNISKNELEKRDETIGYADRFDEKYDMVRSLRKGNLKYVRNFEPFNVDGLMNEYRYKQLAYKEWFELFKAGKLNAVQSQFFEPKAAEALYDLDKDPFETKNLANDPAYQSQLVSLRKKLHSWMEKQPDLSLYPEFYLLDNAIQNPLEFGKKHQKDIKKYLKIADLEVLNFDKAAPKIVKCLQSKDKWERYWGLIVATSFGEQAKSLTAQITTLMKSDTEIINRVRAAEFLAIVAHQNTSQPILEALYQSKKETEALLILNSIVLLKDFYQKYPFQLELEKIDKKVRENYTVGRRLEYLATK from the coding sequence ATGAATAATAAACTAATAAAACTATTTTTAGTCAATCTAATCACTACGGTTGCCTCGTATGCACAACAACCTAACATTGTTTGGATTGTTTCTGAGGACAATTCGAAACATTATATGAAATTGTTTGATGAACACGGTATTGCCACGCCCAACATTGAGAATTTAGCTAAGGAAGGAATTGTTTTTGACTGTGCTTTTTCGAATGCTGCGGTATGTAGTGCTGCTCGTTCTACTTTGATTACGTCAACGTATGGACCAAAATTAGCAACACATTACCACCGAGCGGAAGGCAAAGTGACCTTGAACAATACCCAAGAAATGTTTCCCGCTTATTTGAGAAAAGCGGGTTATTATACAGCCAATAATGCTAAGGAAGATTATAATATTTATAAATCCAATGAAGTTTGGGACGAATCGTCTAAAAAGGCATCCTATAAAAACAGAAAGCCAGGGCAACCTTTCTTTTACGTTTTTAATATCGAAACCACTCACGAAAGCCGTATTCATTTTACTAATGAAACGATGAATACGACCAAAACTACGATGAATCCTGCTGAGGTTTTTGTACAACCGAATCACCCTCAAACGGATTTGTTTAGATATACAAACACCTATTACCGCGATAAAATCAAGGCAATGGACACTGAAGTAGGCGCCGTTTTAGACCAATTGAAAAAAGATAATTTACTAGAGAATACCATTATTTTCTACTATGGAGATCATGGTGGCGTGTTGCCTGATAGCAAAGGCTATTTGACCGAAACGGGATTACATATTCCACTGGTTGTTTATGTGCCAAAGAAATACCAGGATTTAGCAGCCTTTCAACCGGGTTCACGAACCAATTCTTTTGTGAGTTTTGTGGATTTTGGAGCGACTGTTTTGAATCTTGCAGGTGTTAGTGTCCCTAAAACAATGGATGGAAAACCTTTTTTAGGGAAAAATATTTCGAAAAATGAACTTGAAAAGAGAGATGAAACCATCGGTTATGCAGATCGTTTTGACGAAAAGTACGATATGGTAAGAAGTCTTCGAAAAGGAAACCTGAAGTACGTGCGCAATTTTGAACCTTTCAATGTAGATGGGTTAATGAATGAGTACCGTTACAAACAATTGGCGTATAAGGAATGGTTTGAGTTATTCAAGGCTGGAAAATTAAATGCAGTGCAATCGCAGTTTTTTGAGCCCAAAGCAGCCGAAGCCTTATATGATTTAGACAAAGACCCATTTGAAACTAAAAATTTGGCAAACGATCCTGCTTATCAGTCACAGTTAGTGAGTTTGCGCAAAAAGTTGCATTCTTGGATGGAAAAACAACCTGATTTGTCCTTGTATCCTGAATTTTATTTGTTGGATAATGCCATTCAGAATCCGTTGGAGTTTGGAAAAAAACATCAAAAAGACATCAAGAAGTACCTTAAAATTGCTGATTTAGAGGTGTTAAATTTTGACAAAGCAGCCCCTAAGATTGTAAAATGTTTGCAATCAAAAGACAAATGGGAGCGTTACTGGGGATTAATTGTAGCGACTTCTTTTGGAGAGCAAGCAAAATCGTTGACAGCACAAATTACAACTCTAATGAAATCGGATACTGAAATCATAAACAGAGTTAGAGCTGCTGAATTTTTGGCAATTGTCGCACATCAAAACACAAGCCAACCTATTCTGGAAGCGCTTTATCAATCTAAAAAAGAAACGGAAGCCTTGTTGATTTTAAATAGCATTGTTCTATTAAAAGATTTCTATCAAAAATATCCATTCCAACTTGAGTTGGAAAAAATAGACAAAAAAGTGCGTGAAAATTATACAGTAGGCAGAAGATTAGAATATTTAGCAACCAAATAA
- a CDS encoding family 16 glycosylhydrolase, whose amino-acid sequence MKKIIKTIKQIAPFILVLAANSIVAQKSPVFEKGQDPKPDGKKWELVKNMSDEFNGKKVDEDKWQISGQGWIGRAPGLFMAENITVSDGSLKIITNMLPQPVVKQNKTYTHGGGYVGSRNAMKYGYYECEMKANKTFMSSTFWLINEGKGAQGCDKRTTELDIQECVGQIVNKAEWMKNFDQKMNSNTHSRNIPEGCDYAKGSNKGGGDIGGKVYDAFHVYGVWWKSKDEILFFLDGKFVTKVKPPADFDIDMYLRMVVETYDWNPVPDDGGMNGTKEERTTTYNWVRSWKLND is encoded by the coding sequence ATGAAAAAAATCATCAAAACAATAAAACAAATTGCACCTTTTATTTTAGTATTAGCCGCAAATAGTATTGTGGCACAAAAAAGTCCCGTTTTTGAAAAAGGGCAAGATCCGAAACCAGATGGCAAAAAATGGGAATTAGTAAAAAACATGTCGGATGAATTTAACGGAAAAAAAGTGGATGAAGACAAATGGCAAATTTCCGGTCAAGGCTGGATAGGTCGTGCTCCTGGATTGTTCATGGCCGAAAATATAACGGTATCCGATGGAAGTTTGAAAATTATAACAAACATGCTTCCGCAACCCGTGGTAAAACAAAATAAAACCTATACACACGGAGGTGGGTATGTAGGTTCCAGAAATGCAATGAAATATGGCTATTATGAATGTGAAATGAAAGCCAATAAAACCTTTATGTCATCCACTTTTTGGTTGATTAATGAAGGCAAAGGAGCGCAAGGTTGTGACAAAAGAACTACCGAATTGGATATTCAGGAATGTGTAGGGCAGATTGTAAACAAAGCCGAATGGATGAAAAATTTTGATCAAAAAATGAATTCCAATACCCACAGTCGTAACATACCTGAGGGCTGTGATTATGCCAAAGGTTCTAACAAAGGTGGAGGCGATATTGGTGGGAAAGTATATGATGCTTTTCATGTGTATGGCGTTTGGTGGAAATCTAAAGACGAAATTTTATTCTTTTTAGACGGTAAATTTGTAACCAAAGTGAAACCACCTGCAGATTTTGATATCGATATGTATTTAAGAATGGTAGTTGAAACCTATGATTGGAATCCAGTTCCTGACGATGGTGGAATGAATGGGACTAAGGAAGAACGCACGACAACCTATAACTGGGTGAGATCTTGGAAATTGAATGATTAA
- a CDS encoding glycoside hydrolase family 28 protein: protein MINQAVKILVVFFFSGYSALYAVTKLPFYITSYGAKGDSLTVNTIYIQKAIDECAAQGGGVVTIPKGIFISGTILLKDNVVLNLVKGAKLVGSDNPLDYQSIDTFVDAVKQARGTCLIGALNVKNIGITGQGIIDGNGQAFLATQLKKKKVQLGIGDSVKDFGANRPFLLRFVKSSNISLRDITIREAAAWACHFYQSSTIKIDGLTVFNHANKNNDGFDLDSSHDIEIKNCNINTGDDSICIKATSSLPTYNVKVRNCIISSHWGALKLGTESMGDFYNIDIRDCKLYDTRGGGIKILSVDGANIHDVTIQNIVMDEVEMPIFIRLGERLNTYREATKREVGSINKVSLKNITATTRSPEKSRVNPSSGILITGTPNHKIGNVSLENIKITLAGGGKLSDVGVVEEQEKAYPEFSFFKVLPAYGIYARHIEDLQTSNLNFKLKTADERPASILLK from the coding sequence ATGATAAATCAAGCTGTCAAAATACTTGTCGTATTTTTTTTTAGCGGTTATAGTGCTCTATATGCTGTTACAAAGCTCCCTTTTTACATCACTAGTTACGGTGCAAAAGGGGATAGCTTGACCGTTAATACGATTTATATTCAAAAAGCAATTGACGAATGTGCCGCTCAAGGAGGAGGAGTTGTTACAATTCCCAAAGGCATTTTTATTAGTGGCACTATTTTGCTAAAAGATAATGTGGTTCTAAACCTGGTAAAAGGAGCTAAATTAGTAGGGAGCGATAATCCTCTTGATTATCAGAGTATCGACACCTTTGTAGATGCTGTTAAACAGGCTAGGGGAACCTGCTTGATTGGCGCACTGAATGTGAAAAATATTGGAATAACGGGGCAAGGAATCATTGATGGAAATGGTCAAGCATTCTTAGCAACACAATTGAAGAAAAAAAAGGTACAATTAGGTATCGGTGATTCTGTTAAAGATTTTGGAGCCAATCGTCCCTTTCTTTTACGATTTGTAAAATCATCAAATATTTCCCTGAGAGATATTACGATTAGGGAAGCTGCAGCCTGGGCGTGTCATTTTTACCAATCATCAACTATAAAAATCGATGGATTGACCGTGTTCAATCATGCCAATAAAAATAACGATGGGTTTGATTTGGATTCCAGTCATGATATTGAAATAAAAAATTGTAACATCAATACAGGTGACGATTCAATTTGTATTAAAGCGACGAGTTCTCTACCAACATATAATGTTAAAGTCAGAAATTGTATAATTAGTAGCCATTGGGGAGCCCTGAAGTTGGGTACCGAATCGATGGGGGATTTTTACAATATTGATATTCGTGATTGTAAATTATATGATACTCGTGGTGGTGGAATCAAAATATTGAGTGTAGATGGAGCTAATATTCATGATGTTACAATTCAAAACATTGTGATGGACGAGGTTGAAATGCCTATTTTTATTCGTTTAGGTGAACGATTAAATACTTATCGGGAAGCAACCAAACGTGAGGTCGGTTCTATTAACAAAGTAAGCCTTAAGAATATAACCGCAACGACTCGTTCTCCTGAAAAATCAAGAGTTAATCCATCCTCTGGTATTTTGATAACGGGAACTCCCAATCATAAAATAGGGAATGTTAGCTTGGAGAATATAAAAATAACACTAGCAGGTGGAGGTAAGCTTTCTGATGTAGGAGTCGTTGAAGAACAAGAAAAAGCGTATCCTGAATTTAGTTTTTTTAAAGTCTTACCTGCTTATGGAATTTATGCCAGACACATTGAGGATTTGCAAACATCTAATTTAAATTTTAAACTAAAAACAGCTGACGAACGACCAGCTTCAATACTACTAAAATAA
- a CDS encoding glycoside hydrolase family 28 protein, with translation MKKILFLLLLLFTVVIQAKDYNVLDFGAKGDGLTKDTQAVQKAIDLCSKEGGGKVIIPSGKKVLIGTIYLKDFVTLYLENGSVLLGSPDYSDYATDTHKNTYKNEPHMDRCLIFANEAKSFSIEGKGTIDANGHPKNFTKEKGGRPMMLRFLNCNDIHLSDVTLINPAAWTSAWLYCNEIVVDGIKIISRVNHNGDGLDFDGCTNVRVSNSSFDTSDDSICLQTSRPDKPCKDIVITNCVFTSKWAAMRFGLASRGDFESVTVNNCTFHDISDSGLKIQMNEGGEMKNMIFSNIVMKNVPRPIFMTFCQQRAGVDAPKEMAPMNAMHGFIFENIIVDNRALDKNSVIFITGMPNHYIADIQLKNIQMTVSGGGTKEEALNKNIKEFTLETLGDWWPEFSKVGTLPASGIFARHVDGLSIDNFHINIVNKDERKPVVFDDVLNGSTDTIFVNRKKVKHNN, from the coding sequence GCAATAGACTTGTGTTCCAAAGAAGGCGGCGGGAAAGTTATCATTCCATCGGGTAAAAAAGTGCTTATAGGAACCATTTACTTGAAAGATTTTGTAACGCTCTATCTCGAAAACGGTTCAGTTTTATTAGGGAGTCCTGATTATTCGGATTATGCAACGGATACGCATAAAAACACCTATAAGAACGAACCTCATATGGATCGTTGCTTGATTTTTGCGAATGAGGCCAAATCTTTTTCAATTGAAGGAAAAGGCACAATTGATGCCAATGGTCATCCGAAGAATTTTACCAAAGAAAAAGGCGGTCGCCCGATGATGCTTCGTTTTCTCAATTGTAATGACATTCATTTAAGTGATGTTACGCTAATTAATCCTGCAGCTTGGACATCGGCTTGGTTGTATTGCAACGAAATTGTAGTGGACGGAATCAAAATCATCAGTAGAGTCAATCACAATGGTGATGGACTGGATTTTGATGGGTGTACCAATGTGAGAGTCTCTAATTCCTCATTTGACACCAGTGACGATTCCATTTGTTTACAAACTTCCAGACCTGATAAACCTTGTAAAGATATAGTGATTACCAATTGTGTGTTTACGAGTAAATGGGCGGCCATGCGTTTTGGTTTGGCTTCCAGAGGCGATTTTGAGTCGGTTACAGTGAATAATTGTACCTTTCATGATATATCAGATTCAGGTTTAAAAATCCAAATGAACGAAGGAGGCGAAATGAAAAACATGATTTTTTCGAATATTGTAATGAAAAACGTGCCACGCCCTATTTTTATGACTTTTTGCCAGCAAAGAGCAGGGGTAGATGCACCCAAAGAAATGGCACCAATGAATGCCATGCACGGATTTATTTTCGAAAATATAATAGTTGACAATAGAGCGTTGGACAAAAATTCGGTCATTTTTATAACAGGAATGCCAAATCATTATATTGCCGATATTCAGTTGAAAAACATACAAATGACTGTTTCAGGTGGTGGAACAAAGGAAGAAGCTTTGAATAAAAACATAAAAGAATTTACGCTAGAAACCTTGGGCGATTGGTGGCCAGAATTCAGTAAAGTAGGCACTTTACCCGCTTCAGGGATTTTTGCCCGCCATGTTGATGGTTTGTCTATTGATAATTTCCATATCAATATTGTGAACAAGGACGAACGTAAGCCTGTTGTTTTTGATGATGTGTTGAATGGTTCAACGGATACCATTTTTGTAAATAGAAAAAAAGTAAAACATAATAATTGA